Part of the Hevea brasiliensis isolate MT/VB/25A 57/8 chromosome 16, ASM3005281v1, whole genome shotgun sequence genome is shown below.
cAACATAGAAGCTAAATtaacttcctcttaactaggaagacaaatagagctctatgcaaggattgtaaggtcattccgggagaggctttaacaaatcagcatcggttggtggtcttggatgtcatgttaagaacaattcaagtaagataagaagaaatagtgtagctcaaataaagtggtgggagttcaaagaagtaaagcaagtgaagttcaaaaatgagcttcttgagtccgaagcatggaagctagaTGTGGATGCCAATAGTATGTTGATAtatatggcatcaaagattagagaagtagccagaaaagtacttagagagtctaaaggacatggatcaccctcaaaagagagatggtggtggaatgagaaagtacaaaaggcagtgaagagaaagagagaatggtataagaaattacctaagtgtgataataatgacccatataaacagtacaagatagcaaaaaaagagacaaaaaaggcagttagtcaagcaagagcacaggcctttgaaaagttatatgagaaacttgaaactaaagaagggaagaaagatatttatagattagcaaggaggagagaaaagaaatgttaagatctcaatcaagttaggtgcattaaggataaagaaggaaaaatttggtgaaagatgaggacattaaagaaagatggaaaaattattttaatgatctctttaatgatAGTCAAAGAGTTAATAGCGGGAATATAAACTAcatagcaatagaaaagaatatgaattatactagaaggattagatctttagaagtaaatgaagcacttaataaaatgaaagaaggtaaagcctatggacctgatgaaataccaattgaagtgtgaaagtattTGGAAGATGTGGGAGTgccatggttaactaaattgtttaataagattctaaactcaaagaaaatgcctgataaatgaaggaggagtatttagtgcttatttttaaaaataagagagatacacagagttgcttaaactatagggaaattaaacttATGAGCCATACTATAAAGTTATGGGAGAAAGTTGTAGAACATAGACTACGTCAGGACACTTTCATCTCTcacaatcaatttggcttcatgccaagtcgttcaactatggaagcaatatttctcattagaagcttgatggagaaatatagagatgtaacgaaagatctacacatggtttttatcgatttgaagaagacttatgatagtattccaagagatatcttatggagagtgttagaacaaaagagggtatctattaggtacatacaagtgttgaaggatatgtataaaggagcaactactattgtgcgcatagtgggaggggacacaagagatttttctatcTCAGTTAGATTATACCAAGGTTCAGTTGTAagtccttacctttttacattagttttagatgaattgacgaaacatatataagagagtatcccttggtactTAATGTTTGCGGataatatagttctgatagatgagacacgagaaggagtcaatagaaagctagagctttggagaagcactttagagtcaaagggctttaagttaagtagaaagaagacaaaatacatgcattgcaagttttgTGAAGGCTGAACTGGTGATATGaaatgagttagtttggatggagtaatactgccccaaagtaatcactttaaataccttgactcaatccttcaagtagatgggggatgtgtggaggatgttagtcataggattaaagtcggatggttgaagtggatacgtgccacgggagttttatgtggtcGCAAAATTCTcagtaagttgaaagaaaaattttaccgtacagtcatacgatcggccatgttatatgatagtgagtgttgggcactgaatgagtcgtatgtgtctaagataagagttgcaaagatgagaatgttaaggtgaatgagtgaccatactagactagataaagttcgtaatgagagtattagagaaaaggtaggagttgtgtcaattgaggataagttgagagaaggtagattgaggtagtttggtcatggGAAGCTTAGTCATAcagaggctctagttagacaagtagagtacattaggttagaggatagaaagaaaagtaggggtagacctaaactaacttggatgagagtagtacaacatgacttagaagcaatacacatttctgaggacttaacccaaaatcgtttagagtggagaaagagaatccatatagccgactccaaatttttgggataaaagcttaattgagttgagttgaaaaaaattatgggttataaattttgtaaattaaaacaatctttttatttttcactataattataaattttgtaCTTAATTCTTTATAATTATAAACTATAAAAACTCACATTACATGAAAAAATCAAATTAGTCTCATCCTTTTGCAAATGTAagatacaatattcaatcaagatTTTCTCCCAAACTTATCAAATGATATTTTAGTAATCACAGCATTGGAAGAAGATGATTAATCTGCACAAATATCACTGAGGTAGTGTTTGGTATAAATAAATTCcataaaattttgtgaaattcatttataaatctaaaattttagtatttgatttaaatgaaaatttattttaaattcttaataattaattccaTGACATTTATTATAAtcaaacaaaattttattaaatttgatagaatttacaaatgaatttcaaACTTAAAACCATTTATCTTTCAAATGATAAAAATTATTCTCTTattagatattattttattttattttatttattccaaatacaatattcatttcatttgaaatgagttttatatttaatataaaatatattaaataaaaaatttatttctaaataaattctatcatgaatttatttataaataaaataaattttatcagaaaattaaaacAAACAAGGTTTAAAGTAATTTAcatcttataaaaatttatttatatatttatttaattaaataatatatcaaTAATAATTATACTGCGTAATAGGAAATCCAACCTATTTGTTTTATGACTAGTTCTCTTTTATCACACGCATTGCCTATTGAAAAGTGGGGAAATGGCATTGACTAACAACATTTTGCTTCAAACCATAATATAAGGAATCAGAGATCATATTTCctgttgaaattaaaaatcaaagaacttttattattttataaaaataagtgATCTACGTGTTATTTATACCAATTAATTGCTAAATCCTTATGGGAATTTATGTTATtgaactaaaaaattaaaaataaattactataaaaaaaattaaaaataaaaatagtttaaaattaaagtagttaaaaaaaataaagaggaaTATTCTCCAAATGCATTCATAACAAACCATATAAACAAGTAGTTAACAACAGGACAAAATCCAATATGAAAACCCATGCTTACTGTATCACAAAATTTGGAGGAATATGTAAAGTTATATTAAATCCTCGATACTAATATGTTAAAGCCTCTTTGAAACATCTATGTTATAAAAGAGATCTACAATTTTCCAATTCTCTTAACAGGATAAATTTctaaagttaatatttaaaatcCTCCTACTTGATTTATTTTTTCACTTTCGAAATTATTGCATTTAAAAAATAACtaatgtatatataaatataatataatcaaGAATACCTTAGTGCCAGAGATCAAAATTTAAGAGCTAGTGTCGCTTTTAATAAAAGAGTGTAATGTTAATTGTGGCCAGTCAAATTAAAGagaaaattttcttaatttcaaATCTTGGTTCCTGAGtgacataaataaataaagagtGAAATGAGTGAGAGAGAATAAGAAAAAGGAAGGTTCTTCATTCTTAAAGGAGACAAATCTATTAACCAGCTTTAGAATAAGTCTATGGCACAATATAATATTATACTGTTCTGTTTGTCCAATAATAATTGCAGAGTAATTTCCTGTTACACAGGAGACTTCACATTTACCAGTGTGATTAGTCTAGAGGAAACAGTAATTTCCCCATAATTCCCTAGACTATCCAATCAAAATGGCAACTTTGTGTCAGCTCTGATCCCATGTTAACATGCCTACACGCTTTCACATACTATAGCCACCCGATAAGTCACATACGAGATATCAAGAGAGGAACAGATACTGACGCCTCCTCACCCATGACTGGCTGGAATAAGTCTACCTCACCGTATCGCTCTAGAACTCGCATCCGGCAATCTTCTGCAGCCATCAGTCCAGTAGAGAATGCACCGTGCACTGACCCTGGGTAGTTCATACTGGTCGCCTCTCCTGCAAAGAATAGGTTGTCCACAGGGATCCTTAGCCTTTCATACAGATCATGGGATTTGCCTACTGTATCATAGCTATAGGAACCGAGTGAGTTGATATCTGAGCCCCAGTGAGAAACAAGATACTGAAtctgcattaaaaaaaaaaaaaaaaatcatggagGTATCACTTTTATATTCTTCAGACAGGACCAACAATGAGCCTCAAGAGCTTGGTGAACTCTTTAGTTGCAAAAGAATATTATAACTGAAATTACCGGGGCAGAGGCTTCAGGTAGGATCTTCTTGAGTTGCAAGAAAGCAAAATTGGCCGCTGCTTCATCAGACATTTTCTCAATGTCTTTGGCCAGCTGTCCAGCAGGCATATAAACAAGAACAGAATGACCAGTAGCTTTGTGTAGATTTAGGAAGTAGCTGCAGCCATAAGATGTCTCTGCAACCACTCCCAAGAACTCTACGTTTGGCCAGAATACCTTGTCAAAGTGCAATGCAATCTTATTCTCAATTCCCACTCCAAGGTCTTTAATGGCTTCTTCCTTCCATTCTGGAAGCCTAGGTTCAAAAGTTATGGCCCTGGATTTCAGCACTCCAAGAGGAGCAGCAACAATAGCAGCATCTGCCACAAATGTCCTCCCAGTTTCAGTTGTTACCTTTACACCATTATAATGCCTAACAATTTTTGTTACCCTAGAAAAGAACAGGGAAGGGATTAAAATTGATAGTAATTAGAAATACATTTGCACAAAAATGTGCATACATAACAcaagtgcacacacacacacgcccGCGCGCTCTAGCTCAAGATTTCTTCATACAAGTCTCGAGCAAATTACAGAACAAAGAAATCTCAGTAATGGATATTACCAACTTGTACCTGTGGCCCAAGCGGATATCAAGTCCTTTGGCAAGAGTGTTTATGACAGGAAGGTAGCCCCTCACCATAAGCCCATGCCCACCTGGAAGCAGTTCTTCCTGCAATAAGGTAAAATGATGCCAGAGTGTCAACACATACACAACAGAACCCTACTAAAAGCCagccaaaaaaagaaaaagattacTTTCAACCAGTAACTTAAAAAACCAACAATCGTTATCTAAAGAAATGAAGAAAAGATACATTAATGAATAGATATAATCAACTAAGAGGAGTTTTAGATGCAACTAGACATAGAGTTATTCAAACCAAGATACGATGTGCTACAAAATGCTGTCCAACGCTTTCAAGCAATATATATGTCAATAATTTCTAACATACCATGAACGCCAATAAACATTTTAATGCATGTTattattcaaaataattccaatatCAAGGTATATTTTAGGTATATTTAGCATAATATAAGTGGACAAAGGTAGATTCTGATGTTCATAATCAGCTGGTATAATTTACACTATTGAACCTTCAGACTCATAAAAAATAAACCTCTCCCATCATTTAATATGTGTGAGAATATTTAAACAAATAAGACAAAACTAAAATTCTAGTCAATATAATGAGTAGAACAAATcgagaaaagaagaagatgaagaaacaGACAGAAAAGTTATATCCATCTTAACCAGTAAAATGTCAGAAATGTTGACATAACAAAGCAATTGGCATAATATTTTGAGAAGTAACACCATTTTGAGATGTTGACATAACAAAGCAATTGCCTACCATCATTTTCTGCATAAACCAATGTCTGTGCATCTTTCATAACAGTGCAAATAAGTTACAGAAAACTAATATTACAGAGTGATGGGTCAATTTGTAAAATATTCTAGATATTGAATTTGGGTTTTCATTTTGTCTGTAGGATCCAATATCGTTAGCTGTCCACACCTCCAACCACTACAGCAGATTGCTagctaacaaaaaaaaaatatatatatatcatggaaTCTTAATGCCATCATTAATATAAAAAATGCCAAACAGTGTAGATGCAAAGTCACTTTTAAGTttctgagaaaaatattgaattagCACATAAGATCTGGTGCCTAACACATGCATGGGTCCCATCCCCAACACAATTTCTTGTTTGTTTTGTGACTTTATTTTTGATAATACAGATTTAAATTGTAGATGTTAAATAACTTACCTGATCCCAGCACTTAAGGGAGATGGTATCAGCATCAGCAGCAAACCAGCCTTCCATTCTACACAAGTACCATTGAAGCACCTTATGGGCAAGACCCTCCAACCTGCACCatgttaacaatttcatcaaattATGTTCCAAATTCAACAATCATACGAATTAGAAGAATAAGCTATTTCAATGTGTTATTATTCTTATCAAACCTTAATTCTGGTCTTCTTTCAAAAACAATTGAGAAAGCACTGAATATGGACATGTCTTCATTGTATTCCATTCTTACTTTCTCTGTCTGCATTTCAAAAACATGGATGAAGGAAACTAAGAAATGCCAATACCACAAACGGAAAACCATTATTCTCGTGTCCTAAGTGTTGAAGTGACATGGAAAATTATCCACAAGCATAAAGAGTAGGCCAAATATCTTTGCACATGCAAGAAACACATCATCAAAAggaggaggaagaggaagaagaagaataagaaaaagaagaagatatGATGATGTGGTTCAAAACTCAAAAAAGTTCTAGTAGAAAACTGAACCAGTAGTTAAGGAAAATAAAGCATTATAAAATTAGAAAGCACAAAAAATTAAAAGGAACAGAAGAAGACATGCCTctttcaaaattctctcaaaaGTTTCCCCAACCTTAGAGACCAATTCTTGAGGAACCTGATTCCCATCCATATCAAAAAGAGCATAGCTGCAGAAACATCAACACATTATCAAGCAACAGCGGTGCCATAGTGGCTTTGAAATaggaaatttaatttaaataaagaaAATCAAGGGCTAATGACTAAAGAAATATGATaaacattaatcaattttatagatgattagtatagcaattgAAGCAAATTACCGATTCCTTTCTAGGTCATTGCCAAGGTTGACATAGCAACTAGCCAGTATAATGAGTTGGAtacaactctctctctctctctctctctctctctctctctctctcttaattccAATAACCACTAGCATTTTGTATTTCATTGAAGCCATTATTCATTTCTAACTCCAAGTTTGTTTCATTCATTATTCTTTGGGCAACCTTTCCTTGTCACTCTAAATTTTTCTTCAGTCTAATTTTGCACATTTATAGGCAGGTTTGTTTCCTAAGCTAACGCCATGACAGTTGTGGCATGGTTGGTTTAATTACAGGTGCCAAGATGTTAATCAAGAAATCTTTTACACTATATTTTGGGGAAATTTTGGCAAATGGAATAAATCAAGGAAGATGGAAATCGAGGTAGAAAGTATCAAAGGAAGGAAAGTGCAAGTGACTTTGACCAGCCCTCTTGTTTGAATGACAAGAAAATATAATTGATGAAAGTTGGTTTGAgataatttacatttacattTTTGACATTTGAGCATATTAATTAAGGCTCAAGGCGCTCTAAGGAGCCAAGAGTTCTAGAGACTAGGTGCAAGGCACCTAGCTGCTTGAGATGAGGCgcaaaaatgaaaaaataaaaataaaaatcaaataaatgtgaataattcatcaaactacaaataacataaaattaaaaataataacaattaatAAGAAttcaagaaataataattttgcaacccaaataaaataaaaataaactattaGAACACTCTAGCTATTGTTTACTACTTGATGTCTGCACGCTTTGGGCTAATTCCAAAACCATCTAGCTACTTAAAAGTGACATGGGATTGACCACAGGCTTGAGAAAAATTGCTCATTACTACTCTAGATTTTTTCATGTTCTTTTTTCTGCTTAGGCAGGAGAAAACTAAAATATGCAAACATATAAGGAAATCAGACTAAaaactaaaatataaaatataaggaAACTAAAAAGAAATGAGGCTTTCTAGCTTgcatattttaattttagtttacttatataattatttttggaaatttgtatggtgaaaactCAAAACCTAGCCCCATTGAAGAAAAGATtgcttttaacttttttttttttttttgggagagGAATATAAGATTGCTTATTATTACTCTAGAGTCTAGAAATAAGGAAATCATTAGCTAAAAAGGAAATTATCGACTGGAAAGCAAATATGCAAGGCAATCATTGAAAGTTTGTGTTGGCGAAAACTCAAAACGTAGCCCCATTGAAGGAAAGATTGCCTTTTGATGGGGTAAAATAACATTGCTTACTATTACTCTTTATACAAGGAAATCATGTGTTGGACAGCAAACGTATAaacaaattattgaaaatttgtaTTGGTAAAAAATTCAAACCTAGCCCAGAAATATTGCCTCTTTATTTTTTTGGTAATATAATATTGCTTATTATTACTCTAGATATAAGGAAATCATTGCCGAAAACGGAAACTATGGACTGGTGAGCAAACATACAAGGAAATTATCGACTAAAaactaaaatataagaaaaagcaACCATCGCAATGACCCCTACACCCCTTGGGCCACGCCTTTATAACAATGCATTTGAGCAAGTTTTTAGCTAATGAATAGGGGAATAAATGTCATTTTAGGCACTTTCCCTCATATTTCCTCTCCAAAATAATATGGACGAAAAAGAACTTTAACTGGCCTCATCCACCTATTTTGATCCCATTATTACTTCAGTTTTTGCTCTCACATTTATTTTCTCATGCCTCCCAACCAATTGAaaagaattcttttttttttttcaaaattccaTTTGTCCTTTACTCTTCACATTCTTACCCCTTTTGAACACACCATTAGAATTTTCAACAAGAAACCCACTGAAGAAGCCAATAGGGCAAACCTTCCTCAAAAGAAAGAAAACATGAATCATTCTTAAAATGAGACAATTTTGACCACAAGACAGTACTAGTTGTTTTACTAAGAAAGCTAGGAAGTAAATAGAAATGTAGATCCTATGTTGCTTTCTATATTCTACTGAAGCATACTCCAGATGACATGACAAATGATCATAACACTAGATTTGTTAAAATGAAACTTGTCATATTAGCAAAAAGATGGTGCTTTAGCATTGAGAGTGATGCTTGACGATTTGGGGACCAACCAATTACTAAAATAGCAATATATGAATTATGAAAGTTCAATTACAAGATGGTTATATGTCACAGAATTATCTTGGAAAGATGCTTGAAAGGTTTGTACTTTGAAAAAAAGGGATAAAGTAACCAAGCTTATGCTTCAATTTAAAGATCTAAAGATTCAAAGCCAAGCTGTAAAGATGCTACACACATGCTAACTTGATTTGAGGCAGGTCTGAAAGCTGATTCAATAAAGAAATATTTGGACAGCCCTAATAGTGTAGAGCGTGTAGAGCATGTAGAGGAGATAGAACTACAAACCCTGCAACTACAAGCTTTTGTATATCCAGTAAAAATTAGTACAGGGAAAAAACCAACAAAGCTGTTATCACCTTTGACGAAAGCAGTTAAATCTTTAAATGAAAAGGAAAAGCATGAAAGCATTGAAGTAAAAAATTCAATGTACTATTGCAGCAAAATAAGTTGATTTTATAACAAATCAGCCCACCATAAAGCTCCAAACTAGAAAAAGTTTCCAAATTCCAATAATGCCAAAGATGCATTACAAGTAAAAATTCGACCagccataaaaaaaattaaaaaaaaaaaaaaactatttagaGACAGAATAAACAGCAACATACATTATCACAGTAAATTATTCCAGATAAATTAGGAAATTTGAGAAGATAAAAAATTTTAAGGTTAATAATTGCTACCTGCAATTATAGAGGTGAAATGGAATGAATGGAATGCCAAACCCCAATGCTAGGACTCAATGAATCAAAGATTATAACACTTAGGTATTATAAACCTCAAGGTCAAACTTTACCCAAGCAGGAGAGAATGACTTTAAACAATACAAATctcaacaaataaaataaaaaagcaaGTTCATACACTtgcaaaatttatattttaaaaaatgcaAAATTTGTAGGAGAACTTTCATACAAGCAATTaataagaaataaattaaaatacagGTAATATTGACTTACCTTTCAAGATCATGGTCATACAACACAGAATTATCACCGCTAGTTCGGTACAATGGTAGTCCCAGCCTCCCAATTAGAGGGGCCAAGGGATTTTCTTTGCAGACACCATGCAGCCTGGAATATGATCATAAAGATAAAACTTCTAAAGaccaaatatatatacatatatatagaagaagaagaagaagaagaagaagaagaaataatattaatatcttatttaaaaaaaaaaactcaaaaaaataggTTTACCACGATGCACCCAGGTCAACAGGAAAACCAAATGAGAAATCAGTGTGAACTCTACCACCAAGTCTGTCACGAGATTCCAACAACACAACCTGACAGAAAAATCATCACATAAGAAATGTATATTCATATCTTCACACCTCAAAGAACATTACTTTTAAAGAATTGATAATTTCATAACCACAAAAAACGATGCTTCACATGTAATCATGTGTCCACACAATAAATAAACTCAGATGCAGTAGTGATATGTAACATGCTGAAATTGTAGGCACATGTTAGGGAAAAATTATATCCTACCACAGTGATTCCGTGTAGGCAAATCCACATGGAATGGCAAACAAGTAAATGAATTACAAGTAAAAGTAGTTactaaattttgaaaataaaaaaacagCTGAGTAGTTACTTGATGGTTATAATTTTCAAGAGcccacctatatatatatatatatatatacacatatacatatgtatatatatatatatacacatatacatatgtatatatatatgttcaaTAAGATGTCCAATCCTTATTGGATTGCCATTCCATCTAGGATACCATACATAGAATCACCGTGTACAGTATAATTACTCCATGTTAGATGCTTCATGTGGAAAACTAGCATCTGACATCCAAACAGTGACAAACTAGCACATTCCTAAATTGCTTACAAGAACAAATTAACTCACTTCAGGTATGGATTTGGAGCCCTACAACCAACAACTTTAAAGGTGCAATGTAGCCAATATACCCACCAACAAACCAGAATATATGTGGAAACATGCATCATGCAGCACATGCTAGTGGGAGAATCTCTGTCGCGATCATTTAATTAGCTAGTTCATTGTTATATGAAAGACTGTaaaatattgttttttttttttttttttttttctttttaattcataCCTGAAATGAAGCATCATGAAGAGCACGAGCAGCCGCTACTCCAGCAACACCACCACCTATCACTATCACAGATGGCAAGGTTGTTTGCCTCCTCCCATCATTCGAATAACAAAGAGCTGCGCCAtaaattcattctcaactccaattacAATCATCAGGTGACAAACTATTGCTATCTAAAAAGTCAAAATTTAAGCAATATTTCACTCCAGTTCTAATTGATACTGCAAAGTTTCACATCCATACTTGCAAATTGAGCTAATGACTTTGACTCGGTACAAAGCACGCACTATCAACTGCCAATTTGTTCTCATTGACAAGTATGCATCATGACACCATTCACTTATAAGAGATGCTGTATCTAAGTTTCATCTATGCACTCAAACCcaataatatatctaaaaaaaaaatcaaataacgaAAACCCAGGAAAAAAAAGAACGACAAATAATCCCACTTAGCGCTCGCATATTGAAAAGTTTGCCAGCATGTTAACAGTGATCCATCAACACACATAAGAATAAGACAAAAGGCTCGCTAATCCTGTATATAGCTCAAAACCaccagctatatatatatatatatatataacaaaagcAACAACGACCCACCGACAAATAAAATTAACCATTAATAACAATTAATTCCCAAAAAAAAGGGGAAATCGACTAACCTCGACGCAATTGCTGGCGATTACTCCTGAATCCAGACTCCATGATTCAATAATAACCGACGATTAGAGATAGACTTAGGAATTAGATTACTGCTAATtgacgatgatgatgatgatgatgataacgACGAAAAATTTATCTTCTTATTATAAAATGATGATGGAGAAAATTgaggagagaaatgaagaaaaaataTCAAAAATCGCGTTAAGAAATGGTTCGAATTCGACGACAGGAAATAGTAACCCAGCTTTCCCAACCAGTTcatgcagatttctttcttttaccAATTCTACCCCTCGTATCTGTTCCAATTTGCCGAAACCAGGCGATAAGAGGAATTGAAAGGAGAAATCTTCGAAGCAGAAGAACTGACTGGCAAAAGAAAATGTAAATCGGAAAAAAGGATTTCGAAATTTCTAGAGATTCAGATTTTCTAAGAAATGAAAAAAAGTAGAGCTGCGAATTGTTGAATTCAGCTTTTGTTTAGGTAGGACCATTTTATAGAGTTGTTTGGGCCAGCCCATCCCTTGGTCGGTACACGCTCGCATGTATGAATTTCATCTACTCGCCCATATTATGCGTCACGCGTGTTAAACATGGAATCATTTTTCATCATCTAATTGGATACGCGCAGTTTTTGTTTACTTTCCTGGTGGAAGCTGTGGAGTTGGACACTAAGACTGCGTTTGGTTGGATAGGAAAAGGGAAAGAATTGAAAAGGAGTGGAGGAGAAAATGACAGAAAGGAAAGGGACGAAAGCTTTTACCTTGTTTGCTTAGATgtttaaaggaaaagaaaaacattCATTTATCCTGCACTGTTTTAAGATAAATTTTTTAGATAGAGTAAAAAGGTGAACATTATATTTAGAAAATTGAAACTGTTTTGTTGAATAAAAgtgttattttaaatattattaaaaaaaataattttattattttaatatttttataattaaaatttattaaatttaattttaaattatttttaatactctttaattaatataattaaaaaaataattttctaaataacGATTTTAACAGCAAATCTTTAGGAGGTTTGTTTATTAGCTGCGTATGGACTGGAAAGGATGAGTGTTCTAGAAAAATTTCCTTTTAAACAGGATACGTTGCTTACagcattaaattttttaaatatcttGCCTTGCTTTAAGGCAATATTGCACCTGTATAGCATACCAACCACATGGGAATTAGTGTCgctcaaattattttaaaaaattgggttacgtttattttatttttataaaaaatttaaaaatagggTGTACCCCATCTCAGCGGCTAGAAGAGTCTACATACcgctataaataaatttatacatAAATATTACTAATC
Proteins encoded:
- the LOC110654238 gene encoding polyamine oxidase 2, which codes for MESGFRSNRQQLRRALCYSNDGRRQTTLPSVIVIGGGVAGVAAARALHDASFQVVLLESRDRLGGRVHTDFSFGFPVDLGASWLHGVCKENPLAPLIGRLGLPLYRTSGDNSVLYDHDLESYALFDMDGNQVPQELVSKVGETFERILKETEKVRMEYNEDMSIFSAFSIVFERRPELRLEGLAHKVLQWYLCRMEGWFAADADTISLKCWDQEELLPGGHGLMVRGYLPVINTLAKGLDIRLGHRVTKIVRHYNGVKVTTETGRTFVADAAIVAAPLGVLKSRAITFEPRLPEWKEEAIKDLGVGIENKIALHFDKVFWPNVEFLGVVAETSYGCSYFLNLHKATGHSVLVYMPAGQLAKDIEKMSDEAAANFAFLQLKKILPEASAPIQYLVSHWGSDINSLGSYSYDTVGKSHDLYERLRIPVDNLFFAGEATSMNYPGSVHGAFSTGLMAAEDCRMRVLERYGEVDLFQPVMGEEASVSVPLLISRM